The sequence cgtgtacgctGTCAAGAGGCTCTCCTTGGCTCTCTCCCAttcgccgccctccgccctccgccctccgccctcctctccagctcTGTCGCGCCATCTCGACTCCCCTGTGGTTCGCTCTGCTGTGCACCTCCGCTTCACCTTTCTCAGCATTTCGGCGCGAGGTTTCGAAGATGGGGTGCAAGTTCACCTTTCTCGTCTACGCGATCCTCCAGCTCATCGCGTTCCTTTCCGTGCTGATCGGTACGCCGCTGGACATGTTTCGTGGCGATTTGAATGATTTTGGTGAAAGACCGTGCGTGACGTTGTGGGGCTTTAAGCGGATGTGCTACAGCATCGTATATGCCCTGGACACAGACGAGAAGTGGGCTACGTGCCACAAACGACGCAGTCGTTTCCGCATGGCTGAGGCGTTGGCTGCCATCTCCATCATGGTATACTGCGCGGCCTTCGTCTTGGGCGTCATTATGCTGTTCTGCTGCTCTTTGCTCCGCTGGGTATGCCTGACGCTCAACGTCGTTGGCCTCTTAACGTTGGGCATCACGTGGGTGTTCATGGTGCTCGCCTACGTTCAGGAAGATGGCGTTCTTTGCCCTGCTCTCCGAACGGACTACAAGTTTGGCTACGGCTTCTTTCTCCTGTTGGTGGCCTGGGTCTTGGATCTCGTCGACATCGTCTTCTTGCTGATCCCTGTCCACAGAAAGAACTCTGTTGAGGGTGGAACCTCTAAGATATACACAGAGCCGGAATAGGCGGAAGggagccgcaggaggcggaggggcggTGTTGCTAGCCGCGCGGCAGCTTCGCGACGACGCGCTCGTGGAGgagccggcggagctgatgTCAGCGTgccagagggagggagcgagggcTGCGGATACTCGCCCCTGCCCTTCGCCGGCAGCTCTccgtctgctgctcgctgccctctcgtgcgtgcgcgtgaggtgcgccgcacgcgctgccgaggGGGTGCAGACGTGCAGGCACGCCCTGGCATGCACATGCCGAGGAGCCGCTCTCGCTTTCTGCGCTTCCGCGTCTCTTTCTCCGTTTCCCGTCGTGCTGCATTGCTGTCGAGTGCCAGTGCGGCGTATGCGGGCACTTGCTGACGTGTTCATGGTTTCTCCCTCGCCTGTCTTCGTcttctcgtgcgtgtgccgcttgTTGAGCTTTCCGCCTCTCGCCTCGCTGTTGCCTTTTCTGCTGACCTGCGCAGCGGTCTGCGCGTtgtggtgggcagcgcacCCTTGACGGCGACCCGCCCACCGATgacccctccctcccccctctgagcggtcgccctcgctgccttgTTGAGGcaggcccccccccctctcccccgcacGCTCGGCGGGCGCAGCCTTGGCGAGACGAGAGGGCGAGCGGGGAAGCGAGGGGGTGGCACGGGCGTCGCCGGCCGGAGCATTGAGGTGTGCAAGCGAGGGTGCACGGctgcgagggcgagggaagGCCGACGACGAGAAcgggcgaggaagagacggACGCGCTGGAAAGAGGGACGGTGAGCGCAAGGCCGCCCCGCACTGGTGGCCagcctccgccccctccctccgtaCATCGGTGTCGCGGCCGCGCGTGTTTCCTGTACTTCTCTGGGGCGCCCCCTCTCGCCGCGTCTCTGTCTCCTCGCCCTCACGCACGCCGCATGGACTCCTCAaacggagaggggggagggggcggggtgccacgtgtgtggtggtggcgggcgcAGGAACCAAACGGGCTAATGGGTGGACGGcgcggggaggagagaggacggCGTCCGCGGACCCAGAAGCGACACACAGGTGCGTACGCAGCGCTAAAGAGGGGCGATTGCAGCTCTTGCTCCTCTTGGTTCCTTGCGCCCCATGCACGGCctacgtgtgcgcgcacacaccgacgcgcgcgcaggtgcgcagGAGGGGCGGCACCCCCTGCTGCCGTGTAAGGGGCTGCGGTGTCGGGCGGGGCagtggggagagagagggcgaggctGGCGAGGTGGCGGGTGGGCGGCTCTCCATGGTGCACGAAGGGCGACCTCACGTCGgacgtgggcgtgcgtggtgAGGCGTGTGCCCTTTGCGTTGCTCTCGAGCCCTCGTCGCGTTTGTGCCCTCCGCTGTTTTCCGTGTCTCTTTCTGCTTCCGCATGGACGCGCGCCTCCCCTCGACCCCCGCTGTCGCACacggcatgcgcgtgtgtgccggtgcatGCGCCCTTGTGAccgtcctcccccttcctcagcggatgcccccctccccgccgcccctctcttgctgcggcgactgCCCCGCGCTCCTCGCACTCCCAGGGAGGaagaagcgccgctgcgacagGAGAGCCGCCGAGCACACCCTCTgtctcgcccccccccttatgttgccgctgcttcctccTCTCGTCTCGTGCTCTTGTGCGCACCCGCCGCTACGCGTCTTCACTTGCTTTGCTGCTCTTTTCCGCGTGCCGGTACCCGcgctcccctttctctc comes from Leishmania infantum JPCM5 WGS CACT00000000 data, contig 11, whole genome shotgun sequence and encodes:
- a CDS encoding amastin-like surface protein, putative, whose amino-acid sequence is MGCKFTFLVYAILQLIAFLSVLIGTPLDMFRGDLNDFGERPCVTLWGFKRMCYSIVYALDTDEKWATCHKRRSRFRMAEALAAISIMVYCAAFVLGVIMLFCCSLLRWVCLTLNVVGLLTLGITWVFMVLAYVQEDGVLCPALRTDYKFGYGFFLLLVAWVLDLVDIVFLLIPVHRKNSVEGGTSKIYTEPE